From Pseudomonas sp. stari2, a single genomic window includes:
- the cra gene encoding catabolite repressor/activator: MKLSDIARLAGVSVTTASYVINGKAEQQRISNATVERVRAIVDQHGFTPNPQAAGLRSRHTRTLGFILPDLENPSYARIAKLLEQGARERGYQLLIASSDDAPDSERQLLQLFRARRCDALIVASCLPAGDDSYRQLQAKGLPIIAIDRVMDPEHFCSVVSDDREASLHLTESLLDPQPKQIVLLGARPDLSISQERTAGFKQALAGFKGEVLIEHAESFSRECGKQLMEELLQRLGHLPDALVTTSYVLLQGVFDALHDFPLKNRPLRLGTFGDTQLLDFLPLPVNAMAQQHQLIADKALALALAAVEQSDYQPGVQAIARTFKQRIHRD, from the coding sequence TTGAAACTCAGTGATATCGCGCGGTTGGCCGGAGTGTCCGTGACCACCGCCAGCTACGTCATCAACGGCAAGGCCGAACAGCAACGCATCAGCAATGCGACCGTCGAGCGAGTGCGGGCGATCGTCGATCAGCACGGCTTTACTCCCAATCCACAAGCGGCCGGGTTGCGCAGTCGACACACCCGGACCCTTGGCTTCATCCTGCCGGACCTGGAAAACCCCAGTTACGCGCGGATCGCCAAATTGCTGGAGCAAGGTGCGCGGGAACGCGGTTATCAGTTGTTGATCGCCAGTTCCGACGATGCGCCGGACAGCGAACGGCAACTGCTGCAACTGTTTCGCGCCCGGCGCTGCGATGCGTTGATCGTCGCCAGTTGCCTGCCGGCCGGTGACGACAGCTATCGCCAGTTGCAGGCCAAGGGTTTGCCGATCATTGCCATCGACCGGGTGATGGACCCCGAACATTTCTGCTCGGTGGTCAGCGATGACCGCGAAGCCAGTCTGCATCTGACCGAAAGCCTGCTCGACCCGCAACCGAAACAGATCGTGCTGCTGGGCGCCCGTCCCGATCTGAGCATCAGCCAGGAACGTACCGCCGGGTTCAAACAGGCCCTCGCCGGCTTCAAGGGCGAAGTGCTGATCGAGCACGCCGAGTCCTTCAGCCGCGAGTGCGGCAAGCAATTGATGGAAGAACTCCTGCAACGCCTCGGGCATTTGCCGGATGCGCTGGTCACCACGTCCTACGTGCTGTTGCAGGGTGTATTCGATGCGCTGCATGACTTCCCGCTGAAAAACCGCCCACTGCGCCTCGGCACGTTTGGTGACACCCAGTTGCTGGACTTCCTGCCGCTGCCGGTCAACGCCATGGCCCAGCAACACCAGTTGATCGCCGACAAGGCGCTGGCACTCGCGCTGGCGGCGGTCGAGCAATCGGACTACCAGCCTGGCGTGCAGGCCATCGCCCGCACCTTCAAGCAACGTATTCACCGGGACTGA
- the ptsP gene encoding phosphoenolpyruvate--protein phosphotransferase, whose protein sequence is MLELTVEQISMSQSAVDKPAALQLLASHLVADGLVADGYLAGLQAREAQGSTFLGQGIAIPHGTPETRDQVFATGVRLMQFPDGVDWGDGQIVYLAIGIAAKSDEHLRLLQLLTRALGETDLGQALRRASSPEALLKLLQGAPQELALDAQMIGLGVSADDFEELVWRGARLLRQADCVSNGFAGVLQQVEALPLGDGLWWLHSEQTVKRPGLAFVTPDKPMRYLGQPLSGLFCLASLGEAHQALLERLCALLIEGRGHELGRATSSRKVLEVLGGELPADWPSARIALANAHGLHARPAKILAQLAKSFEGEIRIRIVDGQDSAVSVKSLSKLLSLGARRGQVLEIIAEPNIAADALPALLAAIEEGLGEEVEPLPTVSEQHEVIADIAEVLSAPTSGSLLQAIPAAPGIAIGPAHIQVQQTIDYPLRGESAAIERERLKNALVEVRQDIQGLIERSKAKAIREIFITHQEMLDDPELTDEVDTRLKQGESAEAAWMVVIEAAAKQQEALQDALLAERAADLRDIGRRVLAQLCGVQTPAEPEQPYILVMDEVGPSDVARLDPARVAGILTARGGATAHSAIVARALGIPALVGAGAAVLLLKPGTSLLLDGQRGRLHVDADTATLQRATEERDTREQRLKAAAEQRHQPAHTTDGHAVEVFANIGESAGVTSAVEQGAEGIGLLRTELIFMAHPQAPDEATQEAEYRRVLDGLAGRPLVVRTLDVGGDKPLPYWPIAKEENPFLGVRGIRLTLQRPQIMEAQLRALLRSADNRPLRIMFPMVGSVDEWRQARDMTERLRLEIPVADLQLGIMIEVPSAALLAPVLAKEVDFFSVGTNDLTQYTLAIDRGHPTLSAQADGLHPAVLQLIDITVRAAHAHGKWVGVCGELAADPLAVPVLVGLGVDELSVSGRSIAEVKARIRELSLTQAQTLAQQALAVGSANEVRALVEAL, encoded by the coding sequence ATGCTCGAGCTCACTGTAGAGCAGATATCCATGAGCCAATCGGCTGTGGATAAACCCGCCGCCCTGCAATTGCTGGCCAGTCACCTGGTCGCTGATGGTCTGGTCGCCGACGGATACCTTGCCGGGCTGCAGGCCCGGGAGGCTCAGGGCTCGACCTTCCTCGGTCAAGGCATTGCGATCCCCCATGGCACGCCCGAAACCCGCGATCAGGTGTTTGCCACCGGCGTGCGGCTGATGCAGTTTCCCGACGGCGTGGACTGGGGTGACGGCCAGATCGTCTATCTGGCCATCGGTATCGCGGCCAAATCCGACGAACACCTGCGCCTGCTGCAATTGCTGACCCGTGCCCTCGGCGAGACCGATCTGGGCCAGGCCCTGCGTCGTGCGAGTTCGCCTGAAGCGCTGCTGAAACTGCTGCAAGGTGCGCCGCAAGAGCTGGCGCTGGATGCGCAGATGATCGGTCTCGGGGTCTCCGCCGACGATTTCGAAGAGCTGGTCTGGCGCGGTGCACGTCTGCTGCGCCAGGCCGATTGCGTGAGCAACGGTTTCGCCGGTGTATTGCAGCAAGTCGAAGCGCTGCCGCTGGGCGATGGTCTGTGGTGGCTGCACAGCGAGCAGACCGTGAAGCGTCCGGGTCTGGCGTTCGTCACCCCGGACAAACCGATGCGTTACCTCGGCCAGCCGCTCAGCGGTCTGTTCTGTCTGGCCAGCCTCGGTGAAGCGCATCAGGCGTTGCTCGAGCGGTTGTGCGCGTTGCTGATCGAAGGTCGCGGCCATGAACTGGGTCGCGCCACCAGCAGCCGAAAAGTCCTCGAAGTGCTTGGCGGTGAGTTGCCGGCCGATTGGCCGAGCGCCCGGATTGCACTGGCCAACGCCCATGGCTTGCATGCGCGGCCAGCGAAGATTCTCGCGCAACTGGCGAAAAGCTTCGAAGGTGAAATCCGCATCCGCATCGTCGATGGTCAGGACAGTGCGGTATCGGTGAAGAGCCTGAGCAAACTGCTGAGCCTCGGCGCCCGTCGCGGTCAGGTGCTGGAAATCATCGCCGAGCCGAACATCGCCGCCGACGCCTTGCCGGCCTTGCTGGCGGCCATCGAAGAAGGCCTGGGCGAAGAAGTCGAGCCGCTGCCGACCGTGAGCGAGCAACACGAAGTGATCGCGGATATCGCCGAAGTCCTGAGCGCCCCGACCTCCGGCAGCCTGCTGCAAGCGATTCCCGCAGCGCCGGGGATCGCCATAGGCCCGGCGCACATTCAGGTCCAGCAAACCATCGATTACCCGTTGCGTGGCGAGTCCGCCGCCATCGAGCGCGAACGTCTGAAAAACGCTCTGGTCGAGGTGCGTCAGGACATTCAGGGCCTGATCGAACGCAGCAAGGCCAAGGCGATCCGCGAGATTTTCATCACCCATCAGGAAATGCTCGACGACCCGGAACTCACCGACGAAGTCGACACCCGCCTCAAGCAGGGCGAAAGCGCCGAAGCGGCGTGGATGGTCGTGATCGAGGCCGCTGCGAAACAACAGGAGGCGTTGCAGGACGCCTTGCTCGCCGAACGTGCTGCCGATCTGCGTGACATCGGGCGTCGGGTGCTGGCGCAACTGTGCGGCGTGCAGACGCCTGCCGAGCCTGAGCAACCGTACATTCTGGTGATGGATGAGGTCGGTCCGTCCGACGTGGCGCGGCTGGATCCGGCGCGGGTCGCGGGGATTCTCACTGCCCGTGGTGGCGCTACCGCTCACAGCGCCATCGTGGCCCGCGCATTGGGGATTCCGGCGCTGGTCGGTGCGGGCGCAGCGGTATTACTGCTGAAACCGGGCACATCATTACTACTCGATGGCCAGCGCGGGCGTCTGCATGTCGATGCCGATACCGCGACCCTGCAACGTGCCACGGAAGAACGCGACACCCGCGAACAACGCCTGAAAGCCGCCGCCGAACAACGTCACCAACCGGCGCACACCACCGACGGCCACGCCGTGGAAGTGTTCGCCAACATCGGTGAAAGCGCCGGTGTCACCAGTGCGGTGGAGCAGGGCGCCGAAGGCATCGGCCTGCTGCGCACCGAGCTGATTTTCATGGCTCACCCGCAGGCGCCGGACGAGGCGACTCAGGAAGCCGAATACCGTCGCGTCCTCGACGGCCTCGCCGGGCGGCCGCTGGTGGTGCGAACCCTCGACGTCGGCGGCGACAAACCGCTGCCGTATTGGCCGATCGCCAAGGAAGAAAATCCGTTCCTCGGTGTGCGCGGGATTCGCCTGACCTTGCAGCGTCCGCAGATCATGGAAGCGCAGTTGCGCGCCTTGCTGCGTTCGGCGGACAACCGTCCATTGCGGATCATGTTCCCGATGGTCGGCAGCGTCGACGAGTGGCGTCAGGCCCGCGACATGACCGAGCGACTGCGCCTGGAAATCCCGGTCGCCGACCTGCAACTGGGGATCATGATCGAAGTGCCGTCCGCCGCGTTGCTGGCGCCGGTGCTGGCCAAAGAAGTGGACTTCTTCAGCGTCGGCACCAACGACCTGACCCAATACACCCTGGCCATCGACCGTGGTCATCCGACCCTGTCCGCCCAGGCGGACGGCCTGCACCCGGCGGTGCTGCAACTGATCGACATCACCGTGCGCGCGGCCCATGCCCATGGCAAATGGGTCGGTGTGTGTGGCGAGCTGGCGGCGGATCCGCTGGCGGTGCCGGTGCTGGTCGGCCTCGGTGTGGATGAACTGAGCGTCTCCGGGCGCAGCATCGCCGAGGTCAAGGCACGCATCCGCGAACTCAGCCTGACCCAGGCGCAAACCCTTGCTCAACAAGCCCTGGCCGTGGGCAGCGCCAATGAAGTGCGCGCATTAGTGGAGGCCCTGTAA
- the pfkB gene encoding 1-phosphofructokinase has protein sequence MAKILTLTLNPALDLTVQLPRLEPGQVNRSDEMHTHAAGKGVNVAQVLADLGHQLTVSGFLGEDNLQAFETLFAKRGFVDAFIRVPGETRSNIKVAEQDGRITDINGPGPVVGVVAQQALLDRLVQIAPGHDAVVVAGSLPRGVSAKWLRELIERLKGQGLKVALDTSGEALRTALKAGPWLIKPNTEELADALGCEVVSHASQAEAANRLHAQGIEHVVISHGAEGVNWFSVGSALHATPPKVSVASTVGAGDSLLAGMLHGLLSADTPEQTLRTATAIAAQAVTQIGFGIHDAAQLTQLEQGVRVRPLTEQ, from the coding sequence ATGGCCAAGATTCTTACCCTGACCCTCAACCCCGCGCTGGACCTCACGGTGCAGTTGCCACGTCTGGAACCCGGTCAGGTCAATCGCAGCGACGAGATGCACACCCATGCCGCCGGTAAAGGCGTGAACGTCGCGCAGGTGCTGGCTGATCTTGGTCATCAACTGACCGTCAGCGGATTCCTCGGCGAAGACAATTTGCAGGCGTTCGAAACCCTGTTCGCCAAGCGTGGTTTTGTCGACGCCTTCATCCGCGTGCCAGGCGAAACCCGCAGCAATATCAAGGTCGCGGAACAGGACGGGCGAATCACCGACATCAACGGTCCGGGGCCGGTGGTGGGCGTGGTGGCGCAACAGGCATTGCTGGATCGACTGGTGCAGATCGCGCCGGGGCATGACGCGGTGGTGGTTGCCGGCAGTCTGCCGCGCGGAGTCAGTGCGAAATGGTTGCGCGAGTTGATCGAACGCCTGAAGGGCCAGGGCCTGAAAGTCGCGCTGGACACCAGCGGCGAAGCATTGCGCACGGCGCTGAAGGCCGGCCCGTGGCTGATCAAACCGAATACCGAAGAGCTGGCCGATGCACTCGGCTGTGAAGTGGTGTCCCACGCGTCACAGGCAGAAGCGGCCAATCGGCTGCACGCTCAAGGCATTGAGCATGTGGTGATCTCCCACGGCGCAGAAGGTGTGAACTGGTTCAGTGTCGGCTCGGCGTTGCATGCCACGCCTCCGAAGGTCAGCGTCGCCAGCACGGTCGGTGCCGGTGATTCATTGCTGGCCGGCATGCTCCATGGTCTGCTCAGCGCCGATACGCCGGAACAGACCCTGCGCACGGCCACGGCGATTGCGGCGCAGGCGGTGACCCAGATCGGTTTCGGAATTCACGATGCTGCGCAACTGACGCAGCTCGAACAGGGCGTGCGCGTGCGTCCCCTGACAGAACAATAA
- a CDS encoding PTS fructose-like transporter subunit IIB, which produces MKLAIVTACPNGMVTSVLCARLLDAAAQRQGWSTSVEVVDAAHPERELSAATIEAAEWVLLVATGPVDMTRFIGKKVFRIAPAQALQDVEGVLRRGTVEAEVYVAAETPPVVASAQAPRLVAVTACPTGVAHTFMAAEALQQAAKRLGYDLQVETQGSVGARNPLSAAAIAEADVVLLAADIEVATERFAGKKIYRCGTGIALKQSEATLKKALAEGKQESAASDGKAPAKQEKSGVYKHLLTGVSFMLPMVVAGGLMIALSFVFGITAFKEEGTLAAALMQIGGETAFKLMVPLLAGYIAWSIADRPGLAPGMIGGLLASTLGAGFIGGIVAGFIAGYAAKLISRYVALPQSLEALKPILIIPLFASLITGLVMIYVVGKPVAGMLAALTHFLDSMGTTNAILLGVLLGGMMCVDLGGPINKAAYAFSVGLLASQSYAPMAATMAAGMVPPIGLGIATFIARRKFAQTEREAGKAALVLGLCFISEGAIPFAAKDPLRVIPASIAGGALTGALSMYFGCKLMAPHGGLFVLAIPNAINHALLYLLAIVAGSLLTAVVYALVKRPEAVELALEPANV; this is translated from the coding sequence ATGAAATTAGCCATTGTCACGGCCTGCCCGAACGGCATGGTCACCAGTGTGCTGTGCGCCCGGCTACTGGATGCCGCAGCGCAGCGTCAGGGCTGGAGCACCAGCGTCGAAGTGGTGGATGCGGCGCACCCGGAACGCGAGTTGTCGGCGGCCACCATCGAGGCCGCCGAGTGGGTCTTGCTGGTGGCCACTGGACCTGTGGACATGACCCGGTTTATCGGCAAGAAAGTCTTCCGGATCGCGCCGGCGCAGGCCCTGCAGGATGTCGAAGGCGTGCTGCGGCGCGGCACCGTCGAGGCCGAGGTTTACGTCGCTGCCGAAACGCCGCCCGTGGTTGCCAGCGCCCAAGCGCCGCGCCTGGTCGCTGTCACTGCATGCCCGACTGGCGTCGCCCACACCTTCATGGCCGCCGAAGCCTTGCAGCAAGCCGCCAAGCGTCTGGGCTACGACCTGCAAGTCGAAACCCAGGGCTCGGTCGGCGCGCGAAACCCGCTGAGCGCAGCGGCGATTGCCGAGGCTGACGTGGTGCTGCTGGCGGCTGACATTGAGGTCGCCACTGAGCGTTTCGCCGGCAAGAAAATCTACCGCTGCGGCACCGGGATTGCGTTGAAGCAATCTGAAGCCACGCTGAAAAAAGCCTTGGCCGAAGGCAAGCAGGAAAGTGCCGCGAGCGACGGCAAGGCCCCGGCCAAACAGGAGAAAAGCGGCGTCTACAAACACCTGCTGACCGGCGTGTCGTTCATGCTGCCGATGGTAGTGGCGGGCGGTCTGATGATCGCGTTGTCGTTCGTGTTCGGCATCACCGCGTTCAAGGAAGAAGGTACGCTGGCGGCGGCGCTGATGCAGATCGGTGGCGAGACCGCGTTCAAATTGATGGTGCCGTTGCTGGCCGGTTACATCGCCTGGTCGATTGCCGACCGTCCGGGCCTGGCGCCGGGAATGATTGGCGGTTTGCTGGCGAGTACGTTGGGCGCCGGGTTCATCGGCGGGATCGTCGCCGGTTTCATTGCCGGTTATGCGGCGAAGCTGATCAGTCGTTATGTGGCGTTGCCGCAAAGTCTGGAAGCGCTGAAACCGATTCTGATCATCCCGCTGTTCGCCAGCCTGATCACCGGGCTGGTGATGATTTACGTGGTCGGCAAACCGGTGGCCGGGATGCTCGCGGCGCTGACGCACTTCCTCGACAGCATGGGCACCACCAACGCGATCCTGCTGGGTGTGTTGCTGGGCGGCATGATGTGCGTCGACCTCGGCGGGCCGATCAACAAGGCTGCCTACGCGTTCTCGGTGGGGCTGCTGGCCTCGCAGAGTTATGCACCGATGGCCGCGACCATGGCCGCCGGGATGGTGCCGCCGATTGGTCTCGGCATCGCCACCTTCATCGCCCGGCGCAAGTTCGCCCAGACCGAGCGCGAGGCGGGTAAGGCGGCGCTGGTGCTGGGTTTGTGCTTCATCTCCGAAGGGGCGATTCCGTTTGCCGCAAAAGACCCGTTGCGGGTGATCCCGGCGAGCATTGCCGGCGGTGCGCTGACCGGTGCGCTGTCGATGTACTTCGGCTGCAAGCTGATGGCGCCCCACGGTGGACTGTTTGTGCTGGCGATCCCGAATGCGATCAACCATGCGCTGCTGTACCTGCTGGCCATCGTTGCGGGCAGCCTGCTGACGGCAGTGGTGTATGCGCTGGTCAAGCGGCCGGAAGCGGTCGAGCTGGCGCTGGAGCCGGCCAACGTCTGA
- a CDS encoding alkaline phosphatase, producing the protein MSDFNLGRRRVMQVVGAGLLMPGLAPVVIASAKDRPQLTDGVQSGDLQGDRVMIWSRSDRPARMVVEWDTRSQFRHPRRVISALADARSDFTARVELTGLPADQAIFYRVYFKDAQTGVASEPWLGHLRSAPMARRNLRFVWSGDTVGQGFGINPDIGGMRIYEAMRMRLPDFFIHSGDTIYADGPVPAQLTTEGGRVWRNLTTEAKSKVAQTLDDYRGNYRYNLMDENIRRFNAEVPQIWQWDDHEVVNNWSPGKQLDERYQEKDIHTLVGRARQAWLEYSPMRRQAADGGGRIYRKLSYGPMLDVFVLDMRSYRGANDDNLGAEKPFLGREQLNWLKRGLKASKAQWKVIAADMPIGLGVPDGEVSPGVPRWEAVANGDPGPAQGRELEVAELLGFLRAHQVRNFVFLTADVHYCAAHHYHPDRAAFQDFEPFWEFVAGPLNAGSFGPNPLDKTFGPEVVFQKAPPTQNASPFAGFQFFGEVNIEGQSGEMSVVLRDLNGVAVFEQKLQPT; encoded by the coding sequence ATGAGCGATTTCAACCTCGGTCGCCGGCGTGTGATGCAAGTGGTCGGCGCCGGTTTGCTGATGCCGGGGCTGGCCCCGGTAGTCATTGCTTCGGCCAAGGATCGACCACAACTCACCGATGGCGTGCAGTCCGGCGACCTGCAGGGCGACCGGGTGATGATCTGGAGCCGCAGCGACCGCCCGGCGCGGATGGTGGTGGAATGGGACACCCGCAGTCAGTTCCGCCATCCGCGGCGCGTCATCTCCGCGCTGGCCGATGCCCGCAGCGATTTCACCGCCCGCGTCGAGCTCACCGGATTGCCCGCGGATCAGGCGATTTTCTATCGCGTGTATTTCAAGGACGCCCAGACCGGCGTCGCCAGTGAGCCGTGGCTCGGCCATTTGCGCAGTGCGCCGATGGCGCGGCGCAATCTCCGTTTTGTCTGGAGCGGCGACACCGTCGGCCAGGGCTTCGGCATCAACCCCGATATCGGCGGCATGCGCATCTATGAAGCCATGCGCATGCGCCTGCCGGACTTCTTTATCCACAGCGGCGACACCATCTACGCCGACGGCCCGGTGCCGGCGCAACTGACCACCGAAGGTGGCCGCGTGTGGCGCAACCTCACCACGGAAGCCAAGAGCAAGGTCGCCCAGACCCTCGACGATTATCGCGGTAATTACCGCTACAACCTGATGGATGAAAACATCCGCCGCTTCAACGCCGAAGTGCCGCAGATCTGGCAGTGGGACGACCATGAAGTGGTCAACAACTGGTCGCCGGGCAAACAGCTCGACGAGCGCTATCAGGAAAAAGATATCCACACCCTGGTCGGGCGCGCGCGTCAGGCCTGGCTCGAATATTCGCCGATGCGCCGTCAGGCAGCGGACGGTGGCGGGCGGATCTATCGCAAGCTGAGCTACGGGCCGATGCTCGATGTGTTCGTGCTCGACATGCGCAGCTATCGCGGCGCCAATGACGACAATCTTGGGGCGGAAAAACCGTTCCTCGGGCGCGAGCAACTGAACTGGCTCAAGCGCGGATTGAAGGCCTCGAAAGCCCAGTGGAAAGTCATCGCTGCTGATATGCCGATCGGTCTTGGCGTGCCGGACGGTGAAGTCAGCCCCGGCGTGCCGCGTTGGGAAGCGGTGGCCAACGGAGATCCCGGCCCGGCTCAGGGTCGAGAGCTGGAAGTCGCGGAATTGCTCGGGTTCCTGCGCGCACATCAGGTGCGCAATTTCGTGTTCCTGACGGCGGACGTGCATTACTGCGCGGCGCATCACTATCACCCGGATCGCGCGGCGTTCCAGGATTTCGAACCGTTCTGGGAGTTTGTCGCGGGGCCCTTGAACGCCGGCAGTTTCGGACCCAATCCGCTGGACAAGACCTTTGGCCCGGAAGTGGTGTTCCAGAAAGCGCCGCCGACGCAGAACGCCTCGCCGTTTGCCGGGTTTCAGTTTTTTGGCGAGGTGAATATCGAAGGGCAGAGCGGGGAGATGAGCGTGGTGTTGCGGGATCTGAACGGGGTGGCGGTGTTTGAGCAGAAGCTGCAGCCGACCTGA
- a CDS encoding PepSY domain-containing protein, translating into MLKKTLFQLHWFFGITAGLVLALMGITGAAYSFQDEILKALNPSVLQVEKQVAGVLPPAELVAQIEAASGKKVSMLSVETESGSAGRVWFTPPKGERRGEMRYFDPYTAEFKGEATGQDFFGLMLQLHRFLAMGDTGRNITGACTLMLLFFCLSGLYLRWPRQWNSWRVWLTLDWKKKGRSFNWDLHSVFGTWCMLVYLLLALTGLSWSYEWYNKGLTKLLSDAPQNERVRGGRGPAPEGPAPTADYAAMWISIYSAAGPGLASYNIRMPPVADQPATVFYLLDNSPHERALNQITLDPATGVVKRVDRYADKSFKAQLLTSIYALHVGSYFGLVGRIIVTVAAVLMPLFFITGWLLYLDRRRKKKQIKDARQGLEQPAGDGPAWLIGFASQSGFAEQLAWQTAGQLQAAGLPVKVQPLANVSEQDLRESNNALFVVSTFGDGEAPDSARGFERKVLKNASTLDSLNYAVLGLGDRQYQHFCGFARRLHQWLGEHGGKTLFAPVEVDSGDPYALRHWQTQLGQITGQAPVDTWQAPSYENWTLVRRELMNPDSSGAPVFLLGLTAPISRSWLAGDLVEVLPRNCPWAIEHFLDGLGIRGETSVKVNGLEESLEVALATRQLPEHRAHLVGLHAQALVDAMVPLAMREYSIASIAADGVLELIVRQEQHADGRLGIGSGWLTEHAPVGGSISLRVRRNSGFHLPNAPVPMILLGNGTGLAGLRSLLKARIADNQQRHWLLFGERNREHDFLCRAELEEWLINGDLERLDLAFSRDQAEKIYVQDRLRESAGELKKWLADGAVIYICGSLQGMASGVDLALHDILGAEEVERLIEQGRYRRDVY; encoded by the coding sequence GTGTTGAAGAAAACCCTGTTCCAGTTGCACTGGTTTTTTGGCATCACTGCCGGGCTGGTGCTGGCCCTGATGGGCATCACCGGCGCTGCCTATTCGTTTCAGGACGAAATTCTCAAAGCCCTCAACCCCTCCGTGTTGCAGGTGGAGAAACAGGTCGCCGGCGTCCTGCCGCCCGCCGAGTTGGTGGCGCAGATCGAAGCGGCCTCGGGCAAGAAAGTCTCGATGCTCTCGGTCGAGACCGAAAGCGGCAGCGCCGGCCGCGTCTGGTTCACCCCGCCCAAAGGTGAGCGTCGTGGCGAGATGCGTTACTTCGATCCCTACACCGCCGAGTTCAAGGGCGAGGCCACCGGCCAGGATTTCTTCGGCCTGATGCTGCAACTGCACCGGTTCCTCGCCATGGGCGATACCGGCCGCAACATCACCGGCGCCTGCACCCTGATGCTGCTGTTCTTCTGCCTGTCCGGCCTCTATCTGCGCTGGCCGCGCCAGTGGAACAGCTGGCGTGTGTGGCTGACCCTCGACTGGAAGAAAAAGGGCCGCAGCTTCAACTGGGACCTGCACTCGGTGTTCGGCACCTGGTGCATGTTGGTTTACCTGTTGCTGGCGCTGACCGGATTGTCCTGGTCCTACGAGTGGTACAACAAAGGCCTGACGAAACTGCTGTCGGATGCGCCGCAGAACGAGCGCGTGCGCGGCGGCCGTGGCCCGGCTCCCGAAGGTCCGGCGCCGACTGCCGATTACGCAGCCATGTGGATCAGCATCTACAGTGCCGCAGGTCCAGGCCTCGCCTCCTACAACATCCGCATGCCGCCAGTGGCCGACCAACCGGCGACCGTGTTCTACCTGCTCGACAACTCGCCCCACGAGCGCGCGCTGAACCAGATCACCCTCGACCCGGCCACCGGTGTCGTCAAACGGGTCGACCGCTACGCTGACAAAAGCTTCAAGGCGCAACTGCTGACCAGTATTTATGCGCTTCATGTCGGCAGCTATTTCGGTCTGGTGGGGCGAATCATCGTGACGGTCGCGGCGGTGTTGATGCCGCTGTTCTTCATCACCGGATGGTTGCTGTACCTGGATCGTCGGCGCAAGAAAAAGCAGATCAAGGATGCCCGTCAGGGTCTCGAACAACCGGCCGGAGATGGCCCGGCGTGGCTGATCGGCTTCGCCAGCCAGAGCGGTTTTGCCGAGCAACTCGCCTGGCAGACCGCCGGCCAGTTGCAGGCGGCCGGATTGCCGGTGAAGGTTCAGCCGTTGGCCAATGTCAGCGAGCAAGATTTGCGCGAATCGAACAACGCGCTGTTCGTGGTCAGCACCTTCGGCGACGGCGAAGCGCCGGACAGCGCTCGCGGTTTCGAGCGCAAGGTGTTGAAGAACGCCTCGACCCTCGACAGCCTCAACTACGCCGTACTCGGCCTCGGTGACCGTCAGTATCAGCACTTCTGCGGTTTCGCCCGGCGCCTTCATCAATGGCTGGGCGAGCATGGTGGCAAGACCCTGTTCGCCCCGGTGGAAGTCGACAGCGGTGATCCTTACGCGCTGCGTCACTGGCAGACACAGCTGGGCCAAATCACCGGACAAGCGCCGGTCGACACCTGGCAGGCGCCGAGCTACGAAAACTGGACGCTGGTACGCCGCGAGCTGATGAACCCGGACAGCAGCGGCGCGCCCGTCTTCCTGCTCGGTTTGACCGCACCGATCTCCCGCAGCTGGCTGGCCGGCGATCTGGTGGAAGTGCTGCCGCGCAACTGCCCGTGGGCCATCGAGCACTTCCTCGACGGTCTCGGCATCCGTGGTGAAACCAGCGTCAAGGTCAACGGCCTGGAAGAGTCGCTGGAAGTCGCCCTCGCCACCCGCCAACTGCCCGAGCACCGCGCCCATCTGGTGGGCCTGCATGCTCAGGCACTGGTCGATGCAATGGTGCCGCTGGCCATGCGCGAATACTCGATCGCCTCGATTGCCGCCGACGGCGTGCTGGAGCTGATCGTGCGTCAGGAACAGCATGCCGACGGTCGTCTCGGCATCGGTTCCGGCTGGCTGACCGAGCATGCTCCGGTCGGCGGCAGCATCAGCCTTCGCGTGCGCCGCAACAGCGGTTTCCATCTGCCGAACGCTCCGGTGCCGATGATTTTGCTGGGCAACGGCACCGGCCTCGCCGGGCTTCGCAGCTTGCTCAAGGCGCGGATTGCCGACAACCAACAGCGTCACTGGCTGCTGTTTGGCGAGCGCAATCGCGAGCACGATTTCCTCTGCCGTGCGGAGCTGGAAGAGTGGTTGATCAATGGCGATCTGGAACGTCTCGATCTGGCGTTCTCCCGGGATCAGGCCGAGAAGATCTACGTGCAGGACCGCTTGCGCGAATCAGCTGGTGAACTGAAGAAATGGCTGGCGGACGGTGCCGTGATCTACATCTGCGGCAGCCTGCAAGGGATGGCCTCGGGCGTCGACCTGGCGCTGCATGACATCCTCGGCGCCGAAGAAGTCGAACGCCTGATCGAACAGGGTCGCTATCGTCGCGACGTTTACTGA